One window of the Primulina eburnea isolate SZY01 chromosome 18, ASM2296580v1, whole genome shotgun sequence genome contains the following:
- the LOC140819521 gene encoding LOW QUALITY PROTEIN: chlorophyll a-b binding protein 4, chloroplastic-like (The sequence of the model RefSeq protein was modified relative to this genomic sequence to represent the inferred CDS: deleted 1 base in 1 codon), whose translation MAAVTTQASVAGFRPCASKTRFLTGSSGKLNREVSVKQAVSSYRSVKVEAKKGQWLPGLASPSYLNGSLPGDNGFDPLGLAEDPENLRWFVQAELVNGRWAMLGVAGMLLPEVLTSIGIINVPKWYDAGKADYFASSKTLFVIEFILFHYVEIRRWQDIKNPGSVNQDPIFKNNCLPPNEVGYPGGIFNPLNFSPSLEAKEKEIANGRLAMLAFLGFIVQHNVTGKGPFDNLLQHLSDPWHNTIIQTFSN comes from the exons ATGGCCGCTGTCACCACACAAGCCTCC GTCGCTGGTTTCCGGCCTTGTGCTTCAAAAACCCGGTTCCTCACCGGATCATCAGGAAAATTGAACCGGGAAGTCTCCGTGAAACAGGCGGTTTCATCCTACAGATCAGTCAAAGTTGAAGCCAAGAAAGGCCAGTGGCTGCCGGGGCTGGCTTCTCCCTCCTACCTTAACGGCAG TCTTCCAGGTGACAATGGGTTTGATCCATTAGGACTAGCAGAAGACCCGGAGAACTTGAGATGGTTTGTCCAGGCTGAGCTTGTGAATGGACGATGGGCAATGCTCGGCGTTGCAGGCATGCTGTTGCCTGAAGTTTTGACGTCGATCGGAATCATCAACGTTCCGAAATGGTACGACGCAGGAAAAGCTGATTACTTCGCCTCCTCAAAGACCCTCTTCGTCATCGAGTTTATTCTGTTCCACTACGTCGAGATCAGGAGGTGGCAAGACATCAAGAACCCAGGAAGTGTTAACCAAGATCCCATATTTAAGAACAACTGCTTACCTCCCAATGAAGTTGGTTATCCCGGAGGCATTTTCAACCCTTTGAACTTCTCCCCCTCTTTGGAAGCCAAGGAGAAAGAGATAGCCAACG GAAGACTAGCAATGTTGGCATTCTTGGGATTCATTGTGCAGCACAATGTAACTGGAAAAGGGCCATTCGACAACCTGTTGCAGCACCTTTCAGACCCATGGCACAACACCATTATCCAGACATTCTCTAATTGA